A region from the Metopolophium dirhodum isolate CAU chromosome 9, ASM1992520v1, whole genome shotgun sequence genome encodes:
- the LOC132952249 gene encoding zinc finger protein 665-like isoform X1, whose product MDDQLDIMLENSNEEFITLSYADHSLISHPEQLSDECADMILDQDNCQNMSDMAPLNDLLLGQTFLIETNEQPLFVDGAELITFQHIDSNEQINDIETISNNIESDKSTVENIDFTINSDDQFQEICTDFNKTTNDSNNLTEHLQVKINTDITSGNYSYSTAIKILDDVAKSPVDTNGHFVCDLCLHEFYNWKHYKKHKLEHLNDKPFKCLKCLKSFNYNNNYLLHIASHSTSNLKCPKCKKEFKRYASFKAHLKIHKTEELITCSICDKIFDNQYRLDIHKENCIQENLMNPGEETSVGCTICNMSFSTVSEYKMHNKEHRKFDSVLKKYHKLATKFKRLHKTANKVKKFKCDHCDWSFNKSNLLRRHMRTHTGEKPFECTDCSVYFTQQNSLNRHLMKHKGIRPFRCEFCEMSFCQKGHLINHMKKCHAVKKEPTRIHKCSMCSCVYNSINALSRHLNIFHGVKTRNVHKKVKNKVTKSVETVDENKHSNKDSSKLKQWLEEVAHELKSGDNNTELKNCNDPISTQCDFGLNLIESKHYDHILSPISNIASDHTEIENLTYTLADGDNYIIVVKKKQEQPSIKNAVVQNQEKELVKTVTENESISLNVVKETAKMEKELVTTVTENESISLNVVKETAKMEKELVTTVTENESISLNVVKETAKKGMEPITTATENESIPLSVVEETTTTKKLPSRKKKCGNKMSKLDAKKILPRKKNVSSLNLKKRNCIGDEIKRNINLPSSKAEPKVVYVPNIATNSEERTISITEKPLPKVCQFCEKIFKKNADLERHERTHTGDRPYKCDDQDCNKAFATKSSLEYHKITHSGQMKRAECPQCNGLFATTSTLKVHMRQHTGEKPFKCPVCGDAFRTTGHLHTHVIIHERKKKRK is encoded by the exons ATGGATGATCAACTAGATATTATGTTGGAAAATTCCAATGAGGAATTTATTACCTTATCGTATGCTGATCATTCATTGATCTCTCATCCCGAACAATTATCTGATGAGTGTGCGGACATGA ttttagacCAGGATAATTGTCAAAATATGAGTGACATGGCTCCATTAAACGATTTGTTGTTgggacaaacatttttaatagagACTAACGAACAACCATTATTTGTAGATGGCGCAGAA TTAATTACATTCCAACATATTGACTCAAACGAGCAAATAAATGATATTGAgactatttcaaataatattgaatcTGATAAATCTACggttgaaaatattgattttactataaattctGATGATCAGTTCCAAGAAATTTGTACAGATT TTAATAAAACCACTAATGACAGTAATAACTTGACAGAACATTTACAAGTTAAGATCAACACTGATATAACTAGTGGGAACTACAGttattcaactgctattaaaattttagatgATGTCGCTAAAAGTCCTGTTGATACTAAT gGTCATTTTGTTTGTGATTTATGCTTACATGAGTTTTACAACtggaaacattataaaaaacataaactagaacatttaaatgataagccgtttaaatgtttgaaatgtttaaaatcatttaattacaAT aataattatttacttcacATTGCTTCTCATTCAacaagtaatttaaaatgtccaaaatgtaaaaaagaatttaaacgCTATGCTAGCTTTAAAGCACACctgaaaattcataaaactgAAGAATTAATTACATGCAGTATTTGTGACAAAATATTTGACAATCAG TATCGATTGGACATTCATAAAGAAAATTGCATACAAGAAAATTTAATGAATCCTGGTGAAGAAACATCTGTTGGTTGTACAATTTGTAATATGTCTTTTTCAACTGTATCAGAATATAAAATGCACAACAAAGAACATAgaaaa tttgattcagtgttgaaaaaatatcataagcttgctacaaaatttaaaagattACATAAAACAgctaataaagttaaaaaatttaaatgtgatCATTGTGATTGGTCATTTAATAAGTCAAATCTTTTACGCCGACATATGAGAACACATACTGGTGAAAAACCATTTGAA tgcACGGATTGTTCAGTATACTTTACTCAACAAAACTCATTGAATAGACATCTGATGAAACATAAAGGAATACGACCATTTAGATGTGAATTCTGTGAAATGAGTTTTTGTCAAAAAG gtcatttaattaatcatatGAAAAAATGTCATGCTGTTAAAAAAGAACCAACAAGAATTCATAAATGTTCTATGTGTTCGTGTGTTTACAACAGTATCAATGCTCTTAgtagacatttaaatattttccatgGAGTGAAAACTAGAAATGTacacaaaaaagttaaaaataaagtaacaaaGAGTGTAGAAAcagttgatgaaaataaacattcgaataaag attcctCAAAGTTAAAACAATGGCTTGAAGAAGTAGCTCATGAATTGAAAAGTGGTGATAATAATACAGagttaaa gaattGCAACGACCCAATTTCTACCCAATGTGATTTCGGATTAAATTTGATTGAAAGTAAACACTATGATCACATTCTAAGCCCAATTTCTAATATAGCTAGTGATCACACTGAAATTGAAAACTTGACATATACTCTTGCAgatg gtgataactatattattgttgtaaagaAGAAACAAGAGCAACCATCAATCAAAAATGCTGTTGTTCAAAatcaa gaAAAGGAATTAGTAAAAACTGTCACTGAAAATGAATCAATATCACTAAATGTTGTAAAAGAAACTGCTAAAATG gaAAAGGAATTAGTAACAACTGTCACTGAAAATGAATCAATATCACTAAATGTTGTAAAAGAAACTGCTAAAATG gaAAAGGAATTAGTAACAACTGTCACTGAAAATGAATCAATATCACTAAATGTTGTAAAAGAAACTGCTAAAAAG ggAATGGAACCTATAACAACTGCTACTGAAAATGAATCAATACCATTAAGTGTTGTAGAAGAAACCACTACCACTAAAAAG CTTccttcaagaaaaaaaaaatgtgggaatAAAATGTCTAAATTGGATGcaaaaaagatttt accaagaaaaaaaaatgtgagttcattaaatttgaaaaagagGAATTGTATCGGTGATGAAATTAAGAGAAATATAAATCTTCCAAGTAGTAAAGCTGAGCCAAAAGTTGTATATGTACCAAATATAGCTACTAATTCAGAAGAAAGAACCATTAGTATC ACGGAAAAGCCATTGCCAAAAGTATGTCAATTCTgtgagaaaatatttaaaaagaatgcCGATCTCGAAAGACACGAAAGAACACACACAGGTGACAGGCCATATAAATGCGACGATCAGGATTGTAATAAAGCATTTGCCACTAAGAGTTCACTTGAATATCATAAAATCACCCATTCAGGTCAGATGAAACGAGCAGAGTGCCCCCAGTGTAATGGATTATTTGCTACAACGTCAACTTTGAAAGTTCACATGCGACAACACACAG gtgaaaaaccatttaaatgtCCTGTATGCGGTGATGCATTTCGGACAACTGGGCACTTACATACACATGTGATAATCCATGAACGAAAAAAGAaacgcaaataa
- the LOC132952249 gene encoding zinc finger protein 665-like isoform X3 — MDDQLDIMLENSNEEFITLSYADHSLISHPEQLSDECADMILDQDNCQNMSDMAPLNDLLLGQTFLIETNEQPLFVDGAELITFQHIDSNEQINDIETISNNIESDKSTVENIDFTINSDDQFQEICTDFNKTTNDSNNLTEHLQVKINTDITSGNYSYSTAIKILDDVAKSPVDTNGHFVCDLCLHEFYNWKHYKKHKLEHLNDKPFKCLKCLKSFNYNNNYLLHIASHSTSNLKCPKCKKEFKRYASFKAHLKIHKTEELITCSICDKIFDNQYRLDIHKENCIQENLMNPGEETSVGCTICNMSFSTVSEYKMHNKEHRKFDSVLKKYHKLATKFKRLHKTANKVKKFKCDHCDWSFNKSNLLRRHMRTHTGEKPFECTDCSVYFTQQNSLNRHLMKHKGIRPFRCEFCEMSFCQKGHLINHMKKCHAVKKEPTRIHKCSMCSCVYNSINALSRHLNIFHGVKTRNVHKKVKNKVTKSVETVDENKHSNKDSSKLKQWLEEVAHELKSGDNNTELKNCNDPISTQCDFGLNLIESKHYDHILSPISNIASDHTEIENLTYTLADGDNYIIVVKKKQEQPSIKNAVVQNQEKELVTTVTENESISLNVVKETAKMEKELVTTVTENESISLNVVKETAKKGMEPITTATENESIPLSVVEETTTTKKLPSRKKKCGNKMSKLDAKKILPRKKNVSSLNLKKRNCIGDEIKRNINLPSSKAEPKVVYVPNIATNSEERTISITEKPLPKVCQFCEKIFKKNADLERHERTHTGDRPYKCDDQDCNKAFATKSSLEYHKITHSGQMKRAECPQCNGLFATTSTLKVHMRQHTGEKPFKCPVCGDAFRTTGHLHTHVIIHERKKKRK; from the exons ATGGATGATCAACTAGATATTATGTTGGAAAATTCCAATGAGGAATTTATTACCTTATCGTATGCTGATCATTCATTGATCTCTCATCCCGAACAATTATCTGATGAGTGTGCGGACATGA ttttagacCAGGATAATTGTCAAAATATGAGTGACATGGCTCCATTAAACGATTTGTTGTTgggacaaacatttttaatagagACTAACGAACAACCATTATTTGTAGATGGCGCAGAA TTAATTACATTCCAACATATTGACTCAAACGAGCAAATAAATGATATTGAgactatttcaaataatattgaatcTGATAAATCTACggttgaaaatattgattttactataaattctGATGATCAGTTCCAAGAAATTTGTACAGATT TTAATAAAACCACTAATGACAGTAATAACTTGACAGAACATTTACAAGTTAAGATCAACACTGATATAACTAGTGGGAACTACAGttattcaactgctattaaaattttagatgATGTCGCTAAAAGTCCTGTTGATACTAAT gGTCATTTTGTTTGTGATTTATGCTTACATGAGTTTTACAACtggaaacattataaaaaacataaactagaacatttaaatgataagccgtttaaatgtttgaaatgtttaaaatcatttaattacaAT aataattatttacttcacATTGCTTCTCATTCAacaagtaatttaaaatgtccaaaatgtaaaaaagaatttaaacgCTATGCTAGCTTTAAAGCACACctgaaaattcataaaactgAAGAATTAATTACATGCAGTATTTGTGACAAAATATTTGACAATCAG TATCGATTGGACATTCATAAAGAAAATTGCATACAAGAAAATTTAATGAATCCTGGTGAAGAAACATCTGTTGGTTGTACAATTTGTAATATGTCTTTTTCAACTGTATCAGAATATAAAATGCACAACAAAGAACATAgaaaa tttgattcagtgttgaaaaaatatcataagcttgctacaaaatttaaaagattACATAAAACAgctaataaagttaaaaaatttaaatgtgatCATTGTGATTGGTCATTTAATAAGTCAAATCTTTTACGCCGACATATGAGAACACATACTGGTGAAAAACCATTTGAA tgcACGGATTGTTCAGTATACTTTACTCAACAAAACTCATTGAATAGACATCTGATGAAACATAAAGGAATACGACCATTTAGATGTGAATTCTGTGAAATGAGTTTTTGTCAAAAAG gtcatttaattaatcatatGAAAAAATGTCATGCTGTTAAAAAAGAACCAACAAGAATTCATAAATGTTCTATGTGTTCGTGTGTTTACAACAGTATCAATGCTCTTAgtagacatttaaatattttccatgGAGTGAAAACTAGAAATGTacacaaaaaagttaaaaataaagtaacaaaGAGTGTAGAAAcagttgatgaaaataaacattcgaataaag attcctCAAAGTTAAAACAATGGCTTGAAGAAGTAGCTCATGAATTGAAAAGTGGTGATAATAATACAGagttaaa gaattGCAACGACCCAATTTCTACCCAATGTGATTTCGGATTAAATTTGATTGAAAGTAAACACTATGATCACATTCTAAGCCCAATTTCTAATATAGCTAGTGATCACACTGAAATTGAAAACTTGACATATACTCTTGCAgatg gtgataactatattattgttgtaaagaAGAAACAAGAGCAACCATCAATCAAAAATGCTGTTGTTCAAAatcaa gaAAAGGAATTAGTAACAACTGTCACTGAAAATGAATCAATATCACTAAATGTTGTAAAAGAAACTGCTAAAATG gaAAAGGAATTAGTAACAACTGTCACTGAAAATGAATCAATATCACTAAATGTTGTAAAAGAAACTGCTAAAAAG ggAATGGAACCTATAACAACTGCTACTGAAAATGAATCAATACCATTAAGTGTTGTAGAAGAAACCACTACCACTAAAAAG CTTccttcaagaaaaaaaaaatgtgggaatAAAATGTCTAAATTGGATGcaaaaaagatttt accaagaaaaaaaaatgtgagttcattaaatttgaaaaagagGAATTGTATCGGTGATGAAATTAAGAGAAATATAAATCTTCCAAGTAGTAAAGCTGAGCCAAAAGTTGTATATGTACCAAATATAGCTACTAATTCAGAAGAAAGAACCATTAGTATC ACGGAAAAGCCATTGCCAAAAGTATGTCAATTCTgtgagaaaatatttaaaaagaatgcCGATCTCGAAAGACACGAAAGAACACACACAGGTGACAGGCCATATAAATGCGACGATCAGGATTGTAATAAAGCATTTGCCACTAAGAGTTCACTTGAATATCATAAAATCACCCATTCAGGTCAGATGAAACGAGCAGAGTGCCCCCAGTGTAATGGATTATTTGCTACAACGTCAACTTTGAAAGTTCACATGCGACAACACACAG gtgaaaaaccatttaaatgtCCTGTATGCGGTGATGCATTTCGGACAACTGGGCACTTACATACACATGTGATAATCCATGAACGAAAAAAGAaacgcaaataa
- the LOC132952249 gene encoding zinc finger protein 665-like isoform X2: MDDQLDIMLENSNEEFITLSYADHSLISHPEQLSDECADMILDQDNCQNMSDMAPLNDLLLGQTFLIETNEQPLFVDGAELITFQHIDSNEQINDIETISNNIESDKSTVENIDFTINSDDQFQEICTDFNKTTNDSNNLTEHLQVKINTDITSGNYSYSTAIKILDDVAKSPVDTNGHFVCDLCLHEFYNWKHYKKHKLEHLNDKPFKCLKCLKSFNYNNNYLLHIASHSTSNLKCPKCKKEFKRYASFKAHLKIHKTEELITCSICDKIFDNQYRLDIHKENCIQENLMNPGEETSVGCTICNMSFSTVSEYKMHNKEHRKFDSVLKKYHKLATKFKRLHKTANKVKKFKCDHCDWSFNKSNLLRRHMRTHTGEKPFECTDCSVYFTQQNSLNRHLMKHKGIRPFRCEFCEMSFCQKGHLINHMKKCHAVKKEPTRIHKCSMCSCVYNSINALSRHLNIFHGVKTRNVHKKVKNKVTKSVETVDENKHSNKDSSKLKQWLEEVAHELKSGDNNTELKNCNDPISTQCDFGLNLIESKHYDHILSPISNIASDHTEIENLTYTLADGDNYIIVVKKKQEQPSIKNAVVQNQEKELVKTVTENESISLNVVKETAKMEKELVTTVTENESISLNVVKETAKKGMEPITTATENESIPLSVVEETTTTKKLPSRKKKCGNKMSKLDAKKILPRKKNVSSLNLKKRNCIGDEIKRNINLPSSKAEPKVVYVPNIATNSEERTISITEKPLPKVCQFCEKIFKKNADLERHERTHTGDRPYKCDDQDCNKAFATKSSLEYHKITHSGQMKRAECPQCNGLFATTSTLKVHMRQHTGEKPFKCPVCGDAFRTTGHLHTHVIIHERKKKRK; encoded by the exons ATGGATGATCAACTAGATATTATGTTGGAAAATTCCAATGAGGAATTTATTACCTTATCGTATGCTGATCATTCATTGATCTCTCATCCCGAACAATTATCTGATGAGTGTGCGGACATGA ttttagacCAGGATAATTGTCAAAATATGAGTGACATGGCTCCATTAAACGATTTGTTGTTgggacaaacatttttaatagagACTAACGAACAACCATTATTTGTAGATGGCGCAGAA TTAATTACATTCCAACATATTGACTCAAACGAGCAAATAAATGATATTGAgactatttcaaataatattgaatcTGATAAATCTACggttgaaaatattgattttactataaattctGATGATCAGTTCCAAGAAATTTGTACAGATT TTAATAAAACCACTAATGACAGTAATAACTTGACAGAACATTTACAAGTTAAGATCAACACTGATATAACTAGTGGGAACTACAGttattcaactgctattaaaattttagatgATGTCGCTAAAAGTCCTGTTGATACTAAT gGTCATTTTGTTTGTGATTTATGCTTACATGAGTTTTACAACtggaaacattataaaaaacataaactagaacatttaaatgataagccgtttaaatgtttgaaatgtttaaaatcatttaattacaAT aataattatttacttcacATTGCTTCTCATTCAacaagtaatttaaaatgtccaaaatgtaaaaaagaatttaaacgCTATGCTAGCTTTAAAGCACACctgaaaattcataaaactgAAGAATTAATTACATGCAGTATTTGTGACAAAATATTTGACAATCAG TATCGATTGGACATTCATAAAGAAAATTGCATACAAGAAAATTTAATGAATCCTGGTGAAGAAACATCTGTTGGTTGTACAATTTGTAATATGTCTTTTTCAACTGTATCAGAATATAAAATGCACAACAAAGAACATAgaaaa tttgattcagtgttgaaaaaatatcataagcttgctacaaaatttaaaagattACATAAAACAgctaataaagttaaaaaatttaaatgtgatCATTGTGATTGGTCATTTAATAAGTCAAATCTTTTACGCCGACATATGAGAACACATACTGGTGAAAAACCATTTGAA tgcACGGATTGTTCAGTATACTTTACTCAACAAAACTCATTGAATAGACATCTGATGAAACATAAAGGAATACGACCATTTAGATGTGAATTCTGTGAAATGAGTTTTTGTCAAAAAG gtcatttaattaatcatatGAAAAAATGTCATGCTGTTAAAAAAGAACCAACAAGAATTCATAAATGTTCTATGTGTTCGTGTGTTTACAACAGTATCAATGCTCTTAgtagacatttaaatattttccatgGAGTGAAAACTAGAAATGTacacaaaaaagttaaaaataaagtaacaaaGAGTGTAGAAAcagttgatgaaaataaacattcgaataaag attcctCAAAGTTAAAACAATGGCTTGAAGAAGTAGCTCATGAATTGAAAAGTGGTGATAATAATACAGagttaaa gaattGCAACGACCCAATTTCTACCCAATGTGATTTCGGATTAAATTTGATTGAAAGTAAACACTATGATCACATTCTAAGCCCAATTTCTAATATAGCTAGTGATCACACTGAAATTGAAAACTTGACATATACTCTTGCAgatg gtgataactatattattgttgtaaagaAGAAACAAGAGCAACCATCAATCAAAAATGCTGTTGTTCAAAatcaa gaAAAGGAATTAGTAAAAACTGTCACTGAAAATGAATCAATATCACTAAATGTTGTAAAAGAAACTGCTAAAATG gaAAAGGAATTAGTAACAACTGTCACTGAAAATGAATCAATATCACTAAATGTTGTAAAAGAAACTGCTAAAAAG ggAATGGAACCTATAACAACTGCTACTGAAAATGAATCAATACCATTAAGTGTTGTAGAAGAAACCACTACCACTAAAAAG CTTccttcaagaaaaaaaaaatgtgggaatAAAATGTCTAAATTGGATGcaaaaaagatttt accaagaaaaaaaaatgtgagttcattaaatttgaaaaagagGAATTGTATCGGTGATGAAATTAAGAGAAATATAAATCTTCCAAGTAGTAAAGCTGAGCCAAAAGTTGTATATGTACCAAATATAGCTACTAATTCAGAAGAAAGAACCATTAGTATC ACGGAAAAGCCATTGCCAAAAGTATGTCAATTCTgtgagaaaatatttaaaaagaatgcCGATCTCGAAAGACACGAAAGAACACACACAGGTGACAGGCCATATAAATGCGACGATCAGGATTGTAATAAAGCATTTGCCACTAAGAGTTCACTTGAATATCATAAAATCACCCATTCAGGTCAGATGAAACGAGCAGAGTGCCCCCAGTGTAATGGATTATTTGCTACAACGTCAACTTTGAAAGTTCACATGCGACAACACACAG gtgaaaaaccatttaaatgtCCTGTATGCGGTGATGCATTTCGGACAACTGGGCACTTACATACACATGTGATAATCCATGAACGAAAAAAGAaacgcaaataa